Proteins from a genomic interval of Sugiyamaella lignohabitans strain CBS 10342 chromosome C, complete sequence:
- the ARO7 gene encoding chorismate mutase ARO7 (Chorismate mutase; catalyzes the conversion of chorismate to prephenate to initiate the tyrosine/phenylalanine-specific branch of aromatic amino acid biosynthesis; GO_component: GO:0005737 - cytoplasm [Evidence IDA] [PMID 14562095]; GO_component: GO:0005634 - nucleus [Evidence IDA] [PMID 14562095]; GO_function: GO:0003824 - catalytic activity [Evidence IEA]; GO_function: GO:0004106 - chorismate mutase activity [Evidence IEA,IEA]; GO_function: GO:0004106 - chorismate mutase activity [Evidence IDA] [PMID 3027508]; GO_function: GO:0016853 - isomerase activity [Evidence IEA]; GO_process: GO:0009094 - L-phenylalanine biosynthetic process [Evidence IC,IMP] [PMID 3027508]; GO_process: GO:0009073 - aromatic amino acid family biosynthetic process [Evidence IEA,IEA]; GO_process: GO:0008652 - cellular amino acid biosynthetic process [Evidence IEA]; GO_process: GO:0046417 - chorismate metabolic process [Evidence IEA]; GO_process: GO:0008152 - metabolic process [Evidence IEA]; GO_process: GO:0006571 - tyrosine biosynthetic process [Evidence IC,IMP] [PMID 3027508]): MIPMIAKSEEEQPENVGSCTLSDIELLQAISRRVHFGKFVAETKFLAEREKFTELIKARDSQGIDEAITNSAVEQQILDRLLLKAETYGTDPTLRYSQKAQGNIEPEAVVKIYKECIIPLTKKVEVDYLLRRLEEN, encoded by the coding sequence ATGATTCCCATGATCGCGAAGAGCgaggaggagcagccagAGAATGTCGGCAGTTGCACATTGAGCGATATCGAGCTGTTACAGGCCATTTCGCGCCGAGTACATTTTGGCAAGTTTGTAGCCGAGACCAAATTTCTCGCCGAAAGGGAAAAATTCACTGAACTGATCAAAGCTCGCGACTCACAAGGAATCGACGAAGCCATCACCAACAGCGCCGTCGAGCAGCAGATTCTCGAccgtctgctgctgaaagCCGAAACCTACGGCACAGATCCCACTCTCCGCTACAGCCAAAAGGCCCAAGGCAACATTGAGCCCGAGGCAGTCGTCAAAATCTACAAAGAATGCATCATTCCCCTGACCAAGAAGGTCGAAGTCGACTACCTTCTTCGCCGTCTCGAGGAGAACTAA
- the ERG25 gene encoding methylsterol monooxygenase (C-4 methyl sterol oxidase; catalyzes the first of three steps required to remove two C-4 methyl groups from an intermediate in ergosterol biosynthesis; mutants accumulate the sterol intermediate 4,4-dimethylzymosterol; GO_component: GO:0005783 - endoplasmic reticulum [Evidence IEA]; GO_component: GO:0005789 - endoplasmic reticulum membrane [Evidence IEA]; GO_component: GO:0005789 - endoplasmic reticulum membrane [Evidence IDA] [PMID 8663358]; GO_component: GO:0016021 - integral component of membrane [Evidence IEA]; GO_component: GO:0016020 - membrane [Evidence IEA]; GO_component: GO:0005886 - plasma membrane [Evidence IDA] [PMID 8663358]; GO_function: GO:0000254 - C-4 methylsterol oxidase activity [Evidence IEA]; GO_function: GO:0000254 - C-4 methylsterol oxidase activity [Evidence IDA] [PMID 8663358]; GO_function: GO:0005506 - iron ion binding [Evidence IEA]; GO_function: GO:0016491 - oxidoreductase activity [Evidence IEA,IEA]; GO_process: GO:0006696 - ergosterol biosynthetic process [Evidence IDA] [PMID 8663358]; GO_process: GO:0006633 - fatty acid biosynthetic process [Evidence IEA]; GO_process: GO:0006629 - lipid metabolic process [Evidence IEA]; GO_process: GO:0055114 - oxidation-reduction process [Evidence IEA,IEA]; GO_process: GO:0006694 - steroid biosynthetic process [Evidence IEA]; GO_process: GO:0008202 - steroid metabolic process [Evidence IEA]; GO_process: GO:0016126 - sterol biosynthetic process [Evidence IEA]) gives MIPYFRKYKIQDTKIPTTKEYWECLKSVLLSHLFVEAIPIFGFYPVCEYFNISIGVPFPSWKDWAIQTATFFVLEDTWHYWGHRLLHTKYLYKRIHKQHHKYAAPFGLTAEYAHPVEVAFTGTGTVGSPLLWAYVFGNLHLITVLTWIVLRLFQAIDSHSGYEFPWSLDHFLPVWSGADHHDDHHRYFTGNYASSFRWWDYFLGTETNSTVKKRLESKKKK, from the coding sequence ATGATCCCATACTTCCGCAAATATAAAATCCAAGACACTAAAATACCAACTACCAAGGAATACTGGGAGTGTCTGAAATCAGTTCTACTATCTCACTTGTTTGTAGAAGCCATTCCTATTTTTGGATTTTATCCAGTTTGCGAGTatttcaacatcagcattgGAGTGCCATTTCCTAGCTGGAAGGACTGGGCCATTCAGACAGcgactttttttgttttagaAGACACTTGGCATTACTGGGGACATCGTCTTTTACACACTAAGTATCTGTATAAGAGAATCCACAAACAGCATCACAAGTATGCCGCTCCATTTGGCTTAACGGCTGAGTATGCACATCCAGTTGAAGTAGCTTTtactggaactggtacAGTAGGCAGTCCACTACTATGGGCATATGTTTTTGGAAATTTACACTTAATTACTGTTCTTACATGGATTGTACTTCGCTTATttcaagcaattgattcCCATTCTGGATATGAGTTCCCTTGGTCCCTGGATCATTTCTTACCAGTGTGGTCTGGTGCCGACCACCATGATGACCACCATCGCTATTTCACTGGCAACTACGCATCATCGTTTAGATGGTGGGATTATTTCTTGGGAACAGAGACAAACTCCACTGTTAAAAAGAGACTTGAAtctaagaagaagaaataa
- the VID24 gene encoding glucose-induced degradation complex subunit VID24 (GID Complex regulatory subunit; binds GID Complex in response to glucose through interactions with complex member Vid28p; regulates fructose-1,6-bisphosphatase (FBPase) targeting to the vacuole; promotes proteasome-dependent catabolite degradation of FBPase; peripheral membrane protein located at Vid (vacuole import and degradation) vesicles; GO_component: GO:0034657 - GID complex [Evidence IDA] [PMID 16872538]; GO_component: GO:0034657 - GID complex [Evidence IDA] [PMID 18508925]; GO_component: GO:0016023 - cytoplasmic membrane-bounded vesicle [Evidence IDA] [PMID 9508768]; GO_component: GO:0031410 - cytoplasmic vesicle [Evidence IEA]; GO_component: GO:0030659 - cytoplasmic vesicle membrane [Evidence IEA]; GO_component: GO:0019898 - extrinsic component of membrane [Evidence IDA] [PMID 9508768]; GO_component: GO:0016020 - membrane [Evidence IEA]; GO_function: GO:0003674 - molecular_function [Evidence ND]; GO_process: GO:0045721 - negative regulation of gluconeogenesis [Evidence IMP] [PMID 12686616]; GO_process: GO:0043161 - proteasome-mediated ubiquitin-dependent protein catabolic process [Evidence IMP] [PMID 12686616]; GO_process: GO:0043161 - proteasome-mediated ubiquitin-dependent protein catabolic process [Evidence IMP] [PMID 15358789]; GO_process: GO:0006623 - protein targeting to vacuole [Evidence IMP] [PMID 12730205]; GO_process: GO:0006623 - protein targeting to vacuole [Evidence IMP] [PMID 9508768]; GO_process: GO:0015031 - protein transport [Evidence IEA]; GO_process: GO:0006810 - transport [Evidence IEA]; GO_process: GO:0007039 - vacuolar protein catabolic process [Evidence IMP] [PMID 15358789]; GO_process: GO:0007039 - vacuolar protein catabolic process [Evidence IMP] [PMID 9508768]) — MPTPAEQQSEARPEIVPDTVADDKLNPRQPDDDEDNMAVDEESTRPGGLDKSSNGWSKKSSDPSSMKLSKLGRRLRTNASNPSGTTDTTDEMDDDNDNDNANDLDNEAGSGSLVRQKKRATKNKHVSSITNIDIYQHQFFTQRDTATTTSSFLRPGAQFSGSQQSGRFIYEVNVELKRVDMENAFICGYLRIEGLTEEHPCLITYFEGEMISEKHSFYTKREDWGADDKADIAHWARFTPWRTISKEAKDPKYVHKNYAEKSHIYMRWKECFLVPDHRIIDIQGASYAGFYYICFDQSNGSFNGFYFHRRSERYQQLDLAYCQNSGQYPRYEFR; from the coding sequence ATGCCTACACCAGCTGAGCAACAGAGTGAAGCTCGGCCAGAAATTGTGCCAGACACAGTGGCCGATGATAAATTGAACCCCAGACAGcctgacgacgacgaagataaTATGGCTGTAGATGAGGAAAGCACGCGACCAGGTGGTCTTGATAAATCATCTAACGGCTGGTCCAAGAAGAGTTCAGACCCGTCTTCTATGAAACTGAGCAAATTAGGCAGAAGATTAAGAACAAACGCATCAAACCCATCGGGCACTACTGATACAACCGATGAAATGGATGATGATAACGATAATGACAATGCGAACGATTTAGACAATGAGGCGGGCTCAGGATCCCTGGTTcgtcaaaagaagagagccACTAAGAACAAACACGTTTCCTCCATCACCAACATAGACAtataccagcaccagtttTTCACCCAGCGCGACACCGCGACTACTACATCGTCCTTTTTAAGACCAGGAGCACAATTTTCCGGTTCACAGCAGTCGGGCCGATTCATATACGAAGTGAACGTAGAGCTAAAGCGAGTCGATATGGAAAATGCATTTATCTGCGGATACCTCCGGATAGAAGGGCTGACTGAAGAGCATCCATGTTTGATTACATATTTCGAAGGCGAAATGATCAGTGAAAAGCATTCATTCTACACCAAGCGAGAGGACTGGGGTGCTGACGACAAGGCGGATATCGCCCACTGGGCGCGCTTCACGCCCTGGAGGACCATCTCGAAAGAAGCCAAGGACCCTAAATACGTCCACAAGAACTATGCCGAGAAATCGCACATTTACATGAGATGGAAAGAGTGTTTCCTGGTTCCGGACCACCGCATCATCGACATCCAAGGAGCCTCGTACGCCGGCTTCTACTATATCTGCTTCGACCAGTCGAACGGCTCGTTCAACGGGTTCTACTTCCACCGACGGTCCGAGCgataccagcagctggatcTCGCATACTGCCAGAACTCCGGCCAGTACCCGCGATACGAATTCCGCTAA
- the YMC1 gene encoding Ymc1p (Putative mitochondrial inner membrane transporter; proposed role in oleate metabolism and glutamate biosynthesis; member of the mitochondrial carrier (MCF) family; localizes to vacuole in response to H2O2; YMC1 has a paralog, YMC2, that arose from the whole genome duplication; GO_component: GO:0000324 - fungal-type vacuole [Evidence IDA] [PMID 23509072]; GO_component: GO:0016021 - integral component of membrane [Evidence IEA]; GO_component: GO:0016021 - integral component of membrane [Evidence ISM] [PMID 12192589]; GO_component: GO:0016020 - membrane [Evidence IEA]; GO_component: GO:0005743 - mitochondrial inner membrane [Evidence IEA,IEA]; GO_component: GO:0005739 - mitochondrion [Evidence IEA]; GO_component: GO:0005739 - mitochondrion [Evidence IDA] [PMID 16140254]; GO_component: GO:0005739 - mitochondrion [Evidence IDA] [PMID 16823961]; GO_function: GO:0005342 - organic acid transmembrane transporter activity [Evidence IGI,ISS] [PMID 16140254]; GO_process: GO:0006839 - mitochondrial transport [Evidence IGI] [PMID 16140254]; GO_process: GO:0006810 - transport [Evidence IEA]): protein MKRTLTASNERKGWKDPGLTHNQFYVAGAAAGLANGFLACPIEHIRIRLQTQGAGPALYKGPIDCIRKITAASGTSGLFRGIVPTLVREGHGMGAYFLTFEALVDRDIRKNNIARKDIPGWRLCSYGAMAGYAMWITAYPIDVIKSKLQTDKLNKSERQFKSSLDCARQILKTNGVKGFFRGFLPTMLRAAPVNACTFYTFELTIRYLG, encoded by the coding sequence ATGAAGAGAACGCTAACTGCCAGTAACGAGCGTAAGGGCTGGAAGGATCCTGGTTTGACTCATAACCAGTTTTATGtagcaggtgctgctgctggtctgGCAAACGGTTTCTTAGCATGTCCCATTGAACATATCCGTATCAGACTTCAAACCCAGGGTGCCGGTCCTGCTCTGTATAAGGGCCCTATTGACTGTATCAGAAAAATCACTGCTGCGTCTGGAACCAGTGGTCTATTCCGGGGTATTGTGCCCACTTTGGTGCGTGAAGGACACGGTATGGGTGCCTATTTCCTAACTTTCGAGGCATTAGTCGACAGAGACATCCGTAAGAACAACATTGCCAGAAAAGACATCCCTGGCTGGAGACTGTGCTCGTACGGAGCCATGGCCGGCTACGCCATGTGGATCACCGCGTACCCCATTGACGTGATCAAGTCAAAACTGCAGACCGACAAGCTCAACAAATCCGAAAGACAATTCAAAAGTTCTCTGGACTGTGCTCGCCAGATCCTCAAAACCAATGGTGTCAAGGGCTTCTTCAGAGGTTTCCTGCCAACCATGCTCAGAGCTGCTCCTGTCAACGCCTGTACATTCTACACCTTCGAGCTCACCATCAGATATCTCGGTTAA
- the DLD1 gene encoding Dld1p (D-lactate dehydrogenase; oxidizes D-lactate to pyruvate, transcription is heme-dependent, repressed by glucose, and derepressed in ethanol or lactate; located in the mitochondrial inner membrane; GO_component: GO:0016020 - membrane [Evidence IEA]; GO_component: GO:0005743 - mitochondrial inner membrane [Evidence IEA,IEA]; GO_component: GO:0005743 - mitochondrial inner membrane [Evidence IDA] [PMID 9525904]; GO_component: GO:0005739 - mitochondrion [Evidence IEA]; GO_component: GO:0005739 - mitochondrion [Evidence IDA] [PMID 11502169]; GO_component: GO:0005739 - mitochondrion [Evidence IDA] [PMID 16823961]; GO_function: GO:0004458 - D-lactate dehydrogenase (cytochrome) activity [Evidence IEA]; GO_function: GO:0004458 - D-lactate dehydrogenase (cytochrome) activity [Evidence IMP,ISS] [PMID 8492799]; GO_function: GO:0008762 - UDP-N-acetylmuramate dehydrogenase activity [Evidence IEA]; GO_function: GO:0003824 - catalytic activity [Evidence IEA]; GO_function: GO:0050660 - flavin adenine dinucleotide binding [Evidence IEA]; GO_function: GO:0016491 - oxidoreductase activity [Evidence IEA,IEA]; GO_function: GO:0016614 - oxidoreductase activity, acting on CH-OH group of donors [Evidence IEA]; GO_process: GO:0009060 - aerobic respiration [Evidence IMP] [PMID 8492799]; GO_process: GO:0044262 - cellular carbohydrate metabolic process [Evidence IMP] [PMID 8492799]; GO_process: GO:0055114 - oxidation-reduction process [Evidence IEA,IEA]) — MRGVNLRIALRSSGRQLSGSTRSFSRFPVLHQQVNGGEPSPRSSSASNSAADNGSNINSSGSGSGENNSKTGGNSNVWAYLGVTAIAGTVSFLTAKTVYQTEKRGASIEKNWEDAKYGGKAEFLEALPQLEAIVGKDGVSTDQEDLKAHGYSDWSTYNIDTNPIAIVYPKSTEEVSEIAKICHKYKLPMIGFSGGSSLEGHFSASFGGVCIDFMNMNKILSIRPEDMDVTVQPAVGWMALNEHLEKLGHNLFFAVDPGPTAKIGGMIATSCSGTNCVKYGPMRDHVVNLTVVLADGTIIKTKRRPRKSSAGYNLNHLFCGSEGTLGLITEATLKLHTVPENTSVAVATFPTVRDATEAACEIVRAGIPVQCVEFMDGLQMACVNKAGYTSRKWEEKPTLMFKFAGTQAYIKEQIQQSNVITKRNSGHSFEFASDKEEQHQLWSARKEAFWSILALGPPNSKAYTTDVAVPMSKLADLVKNTDDDLAASGIFGACLGHVGDGNFHATIAYEAKDYDKVKKIADNLVRKGLELEGTCTGEHGVGAGKVKSLVLELGPEPVQLMRTIKLALDPFELLNPGKIFTKESLQGNILEES, encoded by the coding sequence ATGAGAGGGGTCAATTTAAGAATTGCTCTCAGATCTTCTGGAAGGCAATTGTCGGGTTCTACCAGATCGTTTTCTAGATTCCCTgttcttcaccagcaggTTAACGGAGGTGAACCAAGTCCCCGGTCCAGCTCCGCTTCCAATTCTGCCGCTGACAATGGCTCAAATATCAACTccagtggtagtggtagtggtgaGAACAATAGCAAGACCGGTGGTAACTCGAATGTTTGGGCTTATTTAGGAGTGACTGCAATTGCAGGCACAGTTTCATTTTTGACAGCTAAAACCGTCTATCAGACTGAAAAGAGAGGTGCTTCAATTGAGAAGAATTGGGAAGATGCTAAATATGGTGGTAAAGCAGAATTTCTCGAAGCCCTTCCTCAACTCGAGGCTATTGTTGGAAAGGATGGCGTGTCTACCGATCAAGAAGATCTGAAAGCACATGGCTATTCTGACTGGTCGACCTATAACATCGATACAAACCCGATTGCTATAGTATATCCTAAAAGCACTGAAGAAGTGTCTGAAATCGCAAAAATCTGTCATAAATACAAGTTGCCAATGATCGGATTTTCTGGTGGCTCGAGTTTAGAGGGACATTTCAGTGCTTCGTTCGGTGGAGTTTGCATTGATTTTATGAATATGAACAAGATCCTGTCCATTCGTCCAGAAGATATGGATGTCACGGTACAACCTGCAGTTGGATGGATGGCCCTGAATGAACATTTAGAAAAGTTGGGTCataatttgttttttgcaGTGGATCCTGGTCCAACTGCCAAGATCGGAGGTATGATTGCAACCTCTTGTTCAGGAACAAACTGTGTTAAATATGGGCCTATGCGCGATCATGTTGTCAATCTCACTGTCGTTTTAGCTGACGGTACAATAATTAAAACCAAGCGTCGTCCTAGAAAGTCGTCTGCTGGATACAATCTAAATCACTTGTTCTGTGGATCTGAAGGTACTCTAGGTTTGATTACCGAAGCTACCTTAAAACTGCACACTGTGCCAGAAAACACCAGTGTAGCAGTAGCTACTTTCCCCACAGTCCGTGATGCAACTGAAGCTGCCTGTGAAATAGTCCGTGCTGGTATTCCTGTTCAATGTGTCGAGTTTATGGACGGACTCCAAATGGCCTGTGTAAATAAAGCTGGATACACGTCTCGAAAGTGGGAAGAGAAGCCAACTCTTATGTTCAAATTTGCCGGAACTCAAGCTTATATTAAAGAGCAGATTCAGCAGTCCAATGTGATCACCAAACGCAATTCTGGTCACAGTTTTGAGTTTGCTTCTGATAAAGAAGAGCAGCACCAATTGTGGTCTGCTCGTAAGGAAGCGTTCTGGTCCATCCTCGCTTTAGGACCACCAAATAGCAAAGCTTATACTACCGATGTCGCTGTTCCCATGTCCAAATTGGCTGACCTTGTCAAGAACACGGACGATGACCTTGCGGCCTCTGGCATTTTTGGCGCCTGTTTGGGCCATGTTGGAGACGGCAACTTCCACGCTACCATAGCCTACGAAGCCAAAGACTACgacaaagtcaaaaaaattgcCGACAACCTCGTCCGCAAGGGTCTTGAGCTCGAAGGTACCTGTACGGGAGAGCATGGCGTCGGTGCCGGCAAAGTCAAGTCCCTCGTTCTGGAACTGGGCCCTGAACCAGTGCAGCTCATGAGAACTATCAAGCTCGCACTCGATCCCTTCGAGCTGCTCAATCCAGGAAAGATTTTTACTAAAGAGTCTCTCCAAGGAAACATCCTCGAAGAAAGCTAA